Part of the Gemmatimonadota bacterium genome, TCCGAGTCTACGTCGGCGGGCAGGTCGAGGAACGCGCGGTCGAGCGGACCGACGGCGGCATGAGCATCACCCTCGCCCCTGGCGAGAAGGCGTTGCTCCCACTCGGCTTCCGGGCGCGACTCCCCGAAGGATACGAGGCGCAGGTGCGGCCCCGCTCAGGCACGTCCCTCAAGACCGATCTCGTGATCGTGAACAGCCCGGGGACGATCGACGCGGATTACCCCGACGAGTGGTGTGTCCCGGCGAAGAACGGCGGGACCGCCCCGCTCACCGTGCGACACGGCGAGCGGATCGCACAGATGGTGCTGGCGAGGTTCGAGACGCTCCCCTTCATCCTTGGCACGGTCCAGCGCACGACGGACCGCGCCGGGGGCTTCGGTTCCACCGGCCGCTGAGCGGCCGTCCCTTCCTGTCGGACCCCACACCCCGGAGTCACGCGATGCGCTCGCGCGGTACGATCCCCGGTCTCCTCCTCACGCTCGCCCTTGCCGCGGCCACGCCGATCGCGGCGCAGGCGCCGAGTCCCGTGAAGGTCGAGTCGTTCACGCTGCCCAATGGCCTCAAGGTCCATCTCGTCGAGGACCACTCGGCGCAGGTCGTCGCCGTCAACGTCTGGTACGACGTCGGCTCGCGCAACGAACGCGCCGGCCGCACCGGCTTCGCCCACCTCTTCGAGCACATGATGTTCCAGGGCTCGGCGAACGTGAAGAAGACGGAGCACAACGCGTACATCGAGCGCGCCGGCGGCTATCTCAACGGCTCCACGCAGCCCGACAAGACGGACTACTACGAGGCGTTGCCCTCCAACCGGCTCAACCTCGCCCTCTGGCTCGAGGCCGATCGCATGCGCTCGCTCGCGATCAACCCCGAGAACCTGCGCAACCAGCAGGAGGCGGTGAAGGAGGAGCGGCGGCTCCGCTTCGACAACGCGCCGTACACCGGCTCGTTCGTCGACTCGCTGCCCACGATGTTCGACCGCGAGACCTGCTTCGCGTACGCGCACTCGATCATCGGCTCGATGGACGACCTGAACGCGGCGACGGTGACCGACGTGAAGGCCTTCTTCGACCTCTATTACGCGCCCAACAACGCGACGCTGGTGATCGCGGGCGACTTCCGCCCCGCGACCGCTCGCCAGCTCGTGCGCGACTATTTCGGCGGGATCCCGCGAGGCCAGACGCCGCCGCCGGTGCAGTGCGCGCCG contains:
- the dut gene encoding dUTP diphosphatase, producing MPQIIFEPLHGGVDIPARATAASAGHDLALCLKGGTVRVYVGGQVEERAVERTDGGMSITLAPGEKALLPLGFRARLPEGYEAQVRPRSGTSLKTDLVIVNSPGTIDADYPDEWCVPAKNGGTAPLTVRHGERIAQMVLARFETLPFILGTVQRTTDRAGGFGSTGR
- a CDS encoding insulinase family protein gives rise to the protein MRSRGTIPGLLLTLALAAATPIAAQAPSPVKVESFTLPNGLKVHLVEDHSAQVVAVNVWYDVGSRNERAGRTGFAHLFEHMMFQGSANVKKTEHNAYIERAGGYLNGSTQPDKTDYYEALPSNRLNLALWLEADRMRSLAINPENLRNQQEAVKEERRLRFDNAPYTGSFVDSLPTMFDRETCFAYAHSIIGSMDDLNAATVTDVKAFFDLYYAPNNATLVIAGDFRPATARQLVRDYFGGIPRGQTPPPVQCAPQAATGREQVKRVTDKNANLPAVLLAYRSVPPAHADYPALELLSTILGAGESSRLNRALVRESKVAVVAQALYNPFGAMRGAGIFGALAIANQGVDADTLRAQLMRQMATAANGITMEELTKAKNSRRSSTIFGRQTAMATTEAVHFAAMYLGGPEAVNTDAARYEAVSLADLRRVAGTYLRPDNSLTLVIVPEAK